One genomic segment of Aliarcobacter cibarius includes these proteins:
- a CDS encoding type IV pili methyl-accepting chemotaxis transducer N-terminal domain-containing protein, which yields MKKGNISTKIKILGILFTLLMSSIVATTIYLNSKNQKDAMIINIAGKQRMLTQNISKNIFYLYSNKDASQKELNESIDEFIYNLSSLKGGNNLDKLKDSPNIKIDKQMLKVELLWVNFLKNINLFKEILFDESKKDELKKVVNEIYETNSTLLNEVDALVGLHTINSEQKINFLKNSQYFFALLIVLLILYSFLELKTMEKNALKFLEESKKIMEQDFVRPLEPMKIEAEGELVEASNIFNNFLNKINSAIIDSNSALEQSKNASLKLEEITTEFDEIINELQNSKELSKQLNRSEDIAIQTQEQLLHSNKRLAELKSELEKIMLSCKSK from the coding sequence ATGAAAAAAGGTAATATTAGTACAAAAATAAAAATATTAGGGATTTTATTTACTCTTTTAATGAGTAGCATAGTTGCAACGACTATCTATTTAAATAGTAAAAATCAAAAAGATGCAATGATAATAAATATTGCAGGTAAACAAAGAATGCTTACGCAAAATATCTCTAAAAATATTTTCTATTTATACTCTAATAAAGATGCTAGTCAAAAAGAGTTAAATGAAAGTATAGATGAATTTATCTATAACCTTTCTAGCTTAAAAGGTGGAAATAATTTAGATAAATTAAAAGATTCTCCAAATATTAAAATTGATAAACAAATGTTAAAAGTTGAACTTCTTTGGGTAAATTTTCTTAAAAATATAAATCTTTTCAAAGAAATACTTTTCGATGAATCAAAAAAAGATGAACTTAAAAAAGTTGTAAATGAAATTTATGAAACGAACTCTACACTTTTAAATGAAGTTGATGCTCTTGTAGGTCTTCATACTATAAATAGTGAACAAAAAATAAATTTTTTAAAGAATAGTCAATATTTCTTTGCTCTTTTAATAGTATTACTTATTTTATATAGTTTTTTAGAATTAAAAACTATGGAAAAAAATGCTTTAAAATTTCTAGAAGAATCTAAGAAAATCATGGAGCAAGATTTTGTAAGACCTTTAGAACCTATGAAAATTGAAGCAGAAGGTGAATTAGTAGAAGCATCAAATATCTTCAATAACTTCTTAAATAAAATAAATAGTGCAATTATTGACTCAAATAGTGCGCTAGAACAATCAAAAAATGCTTCACTAAAATTAGAGGAAATTACAACTGAATTTGATGAAATAATAAATGAATTACAAAATTCAAAAGAACTTTCAAAACAATTAAATAGAAGTGAAGATATAGCTATACAAACTCAAGAACAACTTCTTCATTCAAATAAAAGATTAGCAGAGCTTAAAAGCGAACTTGAAAAAATTATGCTCTCTTGTAAAAGTAAATAA
- the napA gene encoding nitrate reductase catalytic subunit NapA — MSLSRRDFLKSSAAASAAAAIGMSVPTQLKAQANAAESGWRWDKAACRFCGTGCGIMLATKEGKIVAVKGDPAAPVNRGLNCIKGYFNAKIMYGADRLKTPLLRVNSKGEFDKKGDFAPVSWQRAFDEMEKHIRVALKEKGPEGIGIFASGQHTIMEGYAALKMMKAGFRSNAIDPNARHCMASAVVGFYQTFGIDEPSGCYDDIELTDTIVAWGSNMAEMHPILWSRVTDRKLSNPDRVKVINISTYRHRTSDIADLEIIFTPNTDLALWNYIAREIVYNRPEAIDWDFVKEHIVFAASPVNIGYGMRKSDEKSIKDGKYSKEEMEIISKEMEKVVSETEAPALAPYGYKAGDKMVNKNAGLAHWEISFEEYKKFLEPYTLDYVAKISKGNPDEDIEEFKKKLQQLADWYIEKDRKVVSFWTMGMNQHTRGTWVNTLSYNVHFLLNKQAKPGSGAFSLTGQPSACGTAREVGTFTHRLPADMMVENPKHREITEKAWNIPNNTLNPKGTQHIMKIHRDIEDGNIKFAWVNVCNPYQDTASATHWIKAAREMDNFIVTSDGYPGISAKVSDLILPSAMIYEKWGGYGNAERRTQLWRQQVVPVGDAMSDTWQWVELSKRFTVKDLWGEQTLISTKGEVKLPSVIEAAKAMGYDENTTMYEILFANEKAKSYKADSKDPIQAGFDNTEAFGDSRNVKGSDGKPWKGYGFFIQKYLFEEYASFGRGHAHDLADFDTYHKVRGLKWPVVDGKETSWRFNTKYDPYAKKANPDSDFAFYGTLAKELAQGDLLGVKDEAKKSLKNKAKIFARPYMDPPEMPDEQYPVWLSTGRVLEHWHSGTMTMRVPELYRAVPEALCYMHPEDANKYGVKQGELCWVESRRGKVKARVETRGRNRPSRGLVFVPWFDEKVFINKVCLDATCPQSGQTDFKKCAVKIYKA, encoded by the coding sequence ATGTCACTTTCAAGAAGAGATTTTCTAAAAAGTTCAGCAGCAGCAAGTGCAGCAGCAGCGATTGGTATGAGTGTACCAACACAGCTAAAAGCACAAGCAAACGCAGCTGAAAGCGGTTGGCGTTGGGATAAAGCAGCTTGTAGATTTTGTGGAACAGGTTGTGGAATTATGCTTGCAACAAAAGAGGGAAAAATTGTTGCTGTAAAAGGTGATCCTGCAGCCCCAGTAAATAGAGGGCTTAACTGTATAAAAGGTTATTTTAATGCAAAAATCATGTATGGTGCAGACAGACTAAAAACTCCTCTTTTAAGAGTAAATTCAAAAGGTGAATTCGATAAAAAAGGTGACTTTGCTCCAGTTTCATGGCAAAGAGCTTTTGATGAAATGGAAAAACATATCAGAGTTGCTTTAAAAGAAAAAGGACCTGAAGGTATTGGAATATTTGCAAGTGGACAACACACAATTATGGAAGGTTATGCAGCTTTAAAAATGATGAAAGCTGGATTTAGATCAAATGCTATTGATCCAAATGCAAGACACTGTATGGCAAGTGCGGTTGTTGGTTTTTATCAAACATTTGGAATAGATGAACCAAGTGGTTGCTATGATGATATTGAATTAACTGATACTATTGTTGCTTGGGGTTCAAATATGGCAGAAATGCACCCTATTTTATGGTCAAGGGTAACAGATAGAAAATTAAGTAATCCAGATAGAGTTAAAGTTATTAATATTTCTACTTACAGACACAGAACTTCTGATATTGCTGATTTAGAAATTATCTTTACTCCAAATACTGACTTAGCATTATGGAATTATATTGCAAGAGAAATTGTTTATAATAGACCTGAGGCTATTGATTGGGATTTCGTTAAAGAGCACATAGTATTTGCAGCAAGCCCTGTAAATATTGGTTATGGTATGAGAAAATCTGATGAAAAATCAATTAAAGATGGAAAGTATTCAAAAGAAGAAATGGAAATAATCTCTAAAGAGATGGAAAAAGTTGTTTCTGAAACTGAAGCTCCTGCACTTGCTCCTTATGGATATAAAGCTGGTGATAAAATGGTAAATAAAAATGCTGGTCTTGCTCACTGGGAGATTAGCTTTGAAGAGTATAAAAAATTCTTAGAACCTTATACGCTTGATTATGTTGCAAAAATTTCAAAAGGTAACCCTGATGAAGATATTGAAGAATTTAAGAAAAAACTTCAACAATTAGCAGATTGGTATATTGAAAAAGATAGAAAAGTTGTAAGTTTCTGGACAATGGGAATGAACCAACATACAAGAGGAACTTGGGTAAATACACTTTCATACAACGTTCACTTCTTACTAAATAAACAAGCAAAACCAGGAAGTGGAGCGTTTTCACTTACAGGACAACCTAGTGCTTGTGGAACAGCGAGAGAAGTAGGTACATTTACACACAGACTTCCAGCAGATATGATGGTTGAGAATCCAAAACATAGAGAAATTACAGAAAAAGCATGGAATATTCCTAACAATACTTTAAATCCAAAAGGTACTCAACATATTATGAAAATTCATAGAGATATTGAGGATGGAAATATTAAATTTGCTTGGGTAAATGTTTGTAATCCATACCAAGATACAGCAAGTGCTACTCACTGGATAAAAGCTGCTAGAGAAATGGATAACTTTATTGTTACATCTGACGGATATCCAGGAATTAGTGCAAAAGTATCTGACCTTATCTTACCTTCTGCTATGATTTATGAAAAATGGGGTGGATATGGAAATGCTGAAAGAAGAACTCAACTTTGGAGACAACAAGTAGTTCCAGTTGGAGATGCAATGTCTGATACTTGGCAATGGGTTGAATTATCAAAAAGATTTACTGTAAAAGATTTATGGGGAGAGCAAACTTTAATTAGCACAAAAGGTGAAGTAAAACTTCCAAGCGTTATTGAAGCAGCTAAAGCAATGGGATATGATGAGAATACAACTATGTATGAAATTCTATTTGCAAATGAAAAAGCTAAATCTTATAAAGCAGATTCAAAAGATCCAATTCAAGCTGGATTTGATAACACTGAAGCATTTGGAGATTCTAGAAATGTAAAAGGTAGTGATGGAAAACCTTGGAAAGGATATGGATTCTTTATCCAAAAATATCTATTTGAAGAGTATGCAAGTTTCGGAAGAGGACATGCTCACGATTTAGCAGACTTTGATACTTACCATAAAGTAAGAGGTCTAAAATGGCCAGTTGTTGATGGGAAAGAGACTTCTTGGAGATTTAATACAAAATATGATCCATATGCGAAAAAAGCAAACCCAGATAGTGACTTTGCATTCTATGGAACATTAGCAAAAGAGTTAGCTCAAGGTGATTTACTAGGAGTTAAAGATGAAGCTAAAAAATCTTTAAAAAATAAAGCTAAAATATTTGCAAGACCTTACATGGATCCACCTGAAATGCCAGATGAACAATATCCAGTTTGGTTAAGCACAGGAAGAGTATTAGAACACTGGCATAGTGGTACAATGACTATGAGAGTTCCTGAACTATATAGAGCTGTTCCTGAAGCACTTTGTTATATGCACCCTGAAGATGCAAATAAATATGGTGTAAAACAAGGTGAACTTTGTTGGGTAGAATCTAGAAGAGGAAAAGTAAAAGCTAGAGTTGAAACAAGAGGTAGAAATAGACCTTCAAGAGGTTTAGTATTTGTTCCTTGGTTTGATGAAAAAGTATTTATAAATAAAGTTTGTTTAGATGCGACTTGTCCACAATCAGGACAAACAGACTTTAAAAAATGTGCGGTAAAAATTTACAAAGCATAA
- the rpsO gene encoding 30S ribosomal protein S15 translates to MALDQEVKASIIAKYGKKDGDTGSAEVQIALLTEQIKVLTEHLKVFKKDHSSRLGLLKMVGKRKKLLSYLRRTEYARFTELVASLGIRAK, encoded by the coding sequence ATGGCTTTAGATCAGGAAGTAAAAGCAAGTATTATCGCAAAATATGGAAAAAAAGATGGTGACACAGGTTCAGCTGAGGTTCAAATCGCACTATTAACAGAGCAAATTAAAGTTTTAACTGAGCATTTAAAAGTATTTAAAAAAGATCACTCTTCAAGACTAGGTCTATTAAAAATGGTTGGAAAAAGAAAAAAACTTTTATCATATTTAAGAAGAACAGAGTATGCAAGATTTACTGAATTAGTTGCTAGTTTAGGAATTAGAGCAAAATAA
- a CDS encoding RrF2 family transcriptional regulator — protein sequence MLLTKKSEYALLSLISIAKHQDPINVDVLSKELEISKSFLAKIMQNLAKENLVTSHRGVNGGFVLNKPIDELTILEIVVAAEERNPMVFECSDSIHSCPNNKAKLCNIWPLLNNLQFKVNDFLAQLTLKDISQ from the coding sequence ATGTTATTGACAAAAAAAAGTGAATATGCACTTCTATCTTTGATATCTATTGCAAAGCATCAAGATCCAATAAATGTTGATGTTTTATCAAAAGAACTTGAAATTTCGAAATCATTTTTAGCAAAAATAATGCAAAATTTAGCAAAAGAAAATCTAGTAACATCTCATAGAGGTGTAAATGGTGGATTTGTTTTAAATAAACCAATAGATGAACTAACAATTTTAGAAATTGTTGTAGCTGCTGAAGAGAGAAATCCTATGGTTTTTGAGTGTTCTGACTCAATTCATTCTTGTCCAAATAACAAAGCAAAACTTTGTAATATTTGGCCCCTTTTAAATAATTTACAGTTTAAAGTAAATGACTTTTTAGCTCAATTAACGCTTAAAGATATTTCACAATGA
- a CDS encoding glycosyl transferase: MDFKTFIKAVGTGPKGNRDLSLDESCEAITQILENRPTQAQIGAFLIAWRTKLESQDELKGAIKALKKFMKFKKVNDSIELGYNFDGRTKNPYLFPLYENILNEFFKKNNDVQRLNFVVSGDLLQPTKKGISTKDIFTNFDEGQYVRYFDRVEYLQELSSLTTLRHEFGLRTAFNTVEKLLNPGLSDYGVCGVFHKPYVFKYIDMFEEYFKDITIIRGNEGDIEVFKDSKFWQKKENDIVEVEFFLKDYGINYDRTFENLTLEENLNILRNYDDDILKLAKFNVALYLLFAKRVSSLDEAWQRLN, encoded by the coding sequence ATGGATTTTAAAACTTTTATAAAAGCAGTTGGTACAGGACCAAAAGGAAATAGAGATTTAAGTTTAGACGAGAGTTGTGAGGCTATTACTCAAATATTAGAAAATAGACCGACTCAGGCTCAAATAGGGGCATTTCTAATAGCTTGGAGAACTAAGTTAGAGAGTCAGGATGAATTAAAAGGGGCGATAAAAGCTCTTAAAAAATTTATGAAATTTAAAAAAGTAAATGACTCTATAGAGCTTGGGTACAATTTTGATGGAAGAACAAAAAATCCTTATTTGTTCCCCTTATATGAAAATATTTTAAATGAATTCTTTAAAAAAAATAATGATGTACAAAGATTGAATTTTGTTGTAAGTGGGGATTTATTACAACCAACAAAAAAAGGAATTTCAACAAAAGATATATTTACAAACTTTGACGAGGGTCAATATGTACGCTATTTTGATAGAGTAGAATACCTTCAAGAGTTAAGTTCTCTAACAACTCTTAGGCATGAATTTGGATTAAGAACAGCTTTTAATACAGTAGAAAAGCTTTTAAATCCAGGTTTAAGTGATTATGGAGTTTGTGGGGTGTTCCATAAACCTTATGTTTTTAAATATATTGATATGTTTGAAGAATATTTTAAAGATATAACTATAATTAGAGGAAATGAGGGAGATATTGAAGTATTTAAAGACTCTAAATTTTGGCAAAAAAAAGAGAATGATATCGTTGAAGTTGAATTTTTCTTAAAAGATTATGGAATAAATTATGATAGAACTTTTGAGAATTTAACTTTAGAAGAGAATTTAAATATTTTAAGAAATTATGATGATGATATATTAAAGTTAGCAAAATTTAATGTAGCTTTATATCTATTATTTGCAAAACGAGTTAGTTCATTAGACGAAGCTTGGCAAAGATTGAATTAG
- a CDS encoding DHH family phosphoesterase, with protein MRLFHISHTDLDGYSCQFLTSKVFEKTEYFNANYGMEVKLTILKVLENITNYKDEDILVIISDLNLTLQESIDLDSEIKRLNDEGYNITLQLLDHHITGKKSAEKFSWYFLDDKRCATKIVYDYLLEKFNASIKDYEFLVNCVNAVDIWLEKEKDNFEFGKVLMSMLVKAREINSILFPNLDREYKFYLLEKAKEFLGQDSANIKLDNDIHFLKKEFLKLDDFDDTLDNLGAKYLVKTLENVKDELTVTYKGQKGLLTYCLGSISIPANTFLKANKDYDFFIDINKKGNASFRADGKLDVSMLAQKIANGGGHVNASGGKFEDFKECIDYLSVKMYIQGKLDN; from the coding sequence ATGAGATTATTTCACATTTCTCACACAGATTTAGATGGTTACTCTTGCCAATTTTTAACATCAAAAGTTTTTGAAAAAACGGAATATTTTAATGCAAATTATGGGATGGAAGTAAAATTAACTATTTTAAAAGTTTTAGAAAATATTACAAACTATAAAGATGAAGATATATTAGTAATTATTAGTGATTTAAATTTAACTTTACAAGAAAGTATAGATTTAGATTCTGAAATAAAAAGATTAAATGATGAAGGTTACAATATAACTTTACAACTTTTAGATCATCATATAACAGGTAAAAAGAGTGCTGAAAAATTTAGTTGGTATTTTTTAGATGATAAAAGATGTGCTACAAAAATAGTTTATGATTATCTACTAGAAAAATTCAATGCTTCTATTAAAGATTATGAATTTTTAGTAAATTGTGTAAATGCAGTTGATATTTGGCTTGAAAAAGAGAAAGATAATTTCGAATTTGGAAAAGTTTTGATGTCAATGCTTGTAAAAGCAAGAGAGATAAATTCTATATTATTTCCAAATCTTGATAGAGAATATAAATTTTATTTACTTGAAAAGGCAAAAGAATTTCTAGGACAAGATAGTGCAAATATAAAACTAGACAATGATATACATTTTTTGAAAAAAGAGTTTTTAAAATTAGATGATTTTGATGATACTTTAGATAATTTAGGTGCAAAGTATCTTGTAAAAACTTTAGAAAATGTAAAAGATGAGTTAACTGTAACTTATAAAGGGCAAAAGGGTCTTTTAACATACTGTTTAGGTTCTATATCAATTCCTGCAAATACATTTTTAAAAGCAAATAAAGATTATGATTTTTTCATTGATATAAATAAAAAAGGTAATGCTTCATTTAGAGCAGATGGAAAACTTGATGTATCTATGCTTGCACAAAAAATTGCAAATGGTGGTGGTCATGTAAATGCTAGTGGCGGAAAATTTGAAGATTTTAAAGAGTGTATTGATTATTTATCAGTTAAAATGTACATTCAAGGAAAACTTGATAATTAA
- the napG gene encoding ferredoxin-type protein NapG, with protein MNILKKPQEDRRRFLLSGARAIGLAILGGLTWSAYLSEVKASSLILRPPAALDEDDFLSTCIKCGLCVEACPFDTLKLAKPGDNLPLGTPYFVPRNIPCYMCVDIPCVPICPTDALDEKKVKNKDGAFEIRQMQMGVAVVDIKSCIAFWGIQCDACYRACPLLGEAIEIVYEKNERTGKHAFLKPIVNTDICTGCGLCEKACVTEKPAIFVLPREVALGKAGDHYIKGWDETDEQRVKNANIEKTKTNINKDSAIDSLNSDMKDLLE; from the coding sequence ATGAATATTTTAAAAAAACCTCAAGAAGATAGAAGAAGATTTCTTCTATCAGGTGCTAGAGCAATAGGTCTAGCAATTCTTGGAGGTTTGACATGGAGTGCTTATTTAAGTGAAGTAAAAGCGAGTTCTTTAATTTTAAGACCACCAGCAGCATTAGATGAAGATGATTTTTTATCTACTTGTATAAAATGTGGTCTTTGTGTTGAAGCTTGTCCTTTTGATACATTAAAATTGGCAAAACCAGGGGATAATTTACCTTTGGGAACTCCATATTTTGTTCCTAGAAACATTCCTTGTTATATGTGTGTGGATATTCCGTGTGTTCCTATTTGTCCGACAGATGCACTAGATGAAAAAAAAGTTAAAAATAAGGATGGTGCTTTTGAAATAAGACAGATGCAAATGGGTGTTGCTGTTGTAGATATAAAATCTTGTATTGCTTTTTGGGGAATACAGTGTGATGCTTGTTATAGAGCTTGTCCTTTATTAGGTGAAGCTATAGAAATAGTTTATGAAAAAAATGAACGAACAGGAAAACACGCATTCTTAAAACCAATTGTAAATACAGATATTTGTACAGGTTGTGGGCTTTGTGAAAAAGCTTGTGTTACTGAAAAACCAGCAATTTTTGTACTTCCACGAGAAGTTGCCCTTGGAAAAGCAGGAGACCACTACATTAAAGGTTGGGATGAAACTGATGAACAAAGAGTAAAAAATGCAAATATTGAGAAAACAAAAACAAATATCAATAAAGATAGTGCAATAGACTCTTTAAACAGTGATATGAAGGATTTATTAGAATGA
- a CDS encoding Crp/Fnr family transcriptional regulator → MRKLRNLNHNEIEQLINFSYISKYDKDSILFYETDKRNHLLFLVSGLMKIYKYDKFDNEIFLYHIYPNSLISELSSTIDNEIYCFSNASFMENSLILSVDFEKLKEHFLNNNILIKELMNALLKKTHQLQCLVNRELVFDATAKVAYMLVQDLKMFNSLKRQEVSFMLHIQPETLSRVLKKLSRDEIIGIENQEIIIKDKLALNSIFTGVAI, encoded by the coding sequence GTGCGAAAGTTAAGAAATCTAAATCATAATGAAATAGAACAATTAATAAATTTTTCATATATTTCAAAATATGATAAGGATTCTATCTTATTTTATGAAACTGATAAAAGGAATCATCTACTTTTTTTAGTTAGCGGATTAATGAAAATCTATAAATATGATAAATTCGATAATGAAATATTTTTATACCATATCTATCCAAACTCATTGATTAGTGAATTAAGTTCTACTATTGATAATGAAATCTACTGTTTTTCAAATGCCTCTTTTATGGAGAATTCACTTATATTAAGTGTCGATTTTGAAAAATTAAAAGAACACTTTTTAAATAATAATATACTTATAAAAGAGCTAATGAACGCTTTATTAAAAAAGACTCATCAGCTCCAATGTTTAGTAAATAGAGAACTTGTTTTTGATGCAACGGCTAAAGTTGCTTATATGTTGGTTCAAGATTTAAAAATGTTTAATAGTTTAAAAAGACAAGAAGTAAGTTTTATGCTTCACATTCAACCAGAAACTCTATCGAGAGTTTTAAAAAAACTATCAAGGGATGAAATTATTGGTATAGAAAATCAGGAAATCATAATTAAGGACAAACTTGCACTAAATTCAATTTTCACAGGAGTCGCAATATGA
- the moaA gene encoding GTP 3',8-cyclase MoaA encodes MLIDGFGRKVDYLRVSVTERCNFRCQYCMPEKPFSWVPRENLLSYEDLFKFIKVGIDEGIKKVRVTGGEPLLRDDLDYFIKLVNDYKNDIDLALTTNGFLLPQMAQKLRDAGLKRINISLDTLDTSRAKQIAQKDVLSTVLEGIKKAKEVGLKIKINCVPLKGINDIDVLEVLEFCKKEGFVVRYIEFMENSFAKSSSKGLNSDEILEIISKKYKNIVKVPRDSSSPAQYYKLEDGYEFGIIEPHKDDFCASCNRIRLTAEGFLIPCLYFEDAMSIKDAIRANDIDKATEILRLVLKNKPEKNKWSNEKDNKVSQRAFYQTGG; translated from the coding sequence ATGTTAATTGATGGATTTGGAAGAAAGGTTGATTATTTAAGAGTGTCTGTAACTGAAAGATGTAATTTTAGATGTCAATATTGTATGCCAGAAAAACCTTTTTCTTGGGTTCCAAGAGAAAATCTTTTATCTTATGAAGATTTGTTTAAATTTATTAAAGTTGGTATAGACGAAGGTATAAAAAAAGTAAGAGTAACTGGTGGAGAACCACTTTTAAGAGATGATTTAGATTATTTTATAAAGTTAGTGAATGATTATAAAAACGATATCGACTTAGCACTTACAACAAATGGTTTTTTATTGCCTCAAATGGCCCAAAAATTAAGAGATGCTGGTTTAAAAAGAATAAATATTTCTCTTGATACTTTAGATACAAGTAGAGCTAAGCAAATAGCACAAAAAGATGTTTTAAGCACAGTGTTAGAAGGTATAAAAAAAGCTAAAGAAGTTGGACTTAAAATAAAAATAAATTGCGTTCCTCTTAAAGGTATAAACGATATTGATGTTCTAGAAGTTTTAGAATTTTGTAAAAAAGAGGGATTTGTAGTAAGATACATAGAGTTTATGGAAAATTCTTTTGCAAAAAGTAGTTCAAAAGGTCTAAATTCAGATGAGATTTTAGAGATAATTTCTAAAAAATATAAAAATATTGTTAAAGTTCCAAGAGACTCTAGTTCTCCAGCACAATATTATAAACTAGAAGATGGATATGAGTTTGGAATAATTGAACCACACAAAGATGATTTTTGTGCTTCATGTAATAGAATTAGACTTACAGCCGAAGGGTTTTTAATCCCTTGTTTATATTTTGAAGATGCTATGAGTATAAAAGATGCAATAAGAGCAAATGATATTGATAAAGCAACAGAAATTTTAAGGTTAGTTCTGAAAAATAAACCAGAAAAAAATAAGTGGTCAAATGAAAAGGATAATAAAGTTTCTCAAAGAGCTTTTTATCAAACAGGTGGATGA
- a CDS encoding IS4 family transposase yields the protein MQIESKIISIINDKLKNPIYETLRLLNMKTILTKSNFSKKEGVAVHMVVLHFVYMLVMNKKISTFMDQSNDSFKKDVYYRLLANAHYNWRKLLSLSSLKILSLLHKVQDAKLVRVLILDDTVEDKVGKNIEGSCDNLWSNKAKRKIRGVNVVSLNYSDGYSNFMLDFAIAMNNYARVKIEEFTNIIDHRTNAHKRRLESLKGKSQIAIEMIKRAVASGIYADYLLVDSWYSKPVFIETMNELGLQVISRMVNNDRIWNFTGEKKTLDGIYNKFKKLKTIKMGQYGKKIKFEYFGVIVEHKKAGKLKIVFIKTKENLIPIVSTNLDLSDEEIIDIYKRRWDIEQGYKELREHFGFGKEENRIYEALIARITLSFFTYNVVSYINRISNEPKTIGGLFKDLECELHTLAIAMQAFLAILDEIAKIEEVVNRNEDFTAIIDLLRDVTGKLLGFRCES from the coding sequence ATGCAGATAGAATCTAAGATAATAAGCATCATAAACGACAAACTAAAGAATCCAATTTATGAAACATTGCGACTATTAAATATGAAAACGATTTTAACAAAGAGCAATTTTTCTAAAAAAGAGGGAGTTGCTGTTCATATGGTTGTATTACACTTTGTATATATGCTAGTTATGAATAAAAAAATATCAACTTTTATGGATCAGAGTAATGATAGCTTTAAAAAAGATGTCTATTACAGACTACTTGCTAATGCTCACTACAACTGGAGAAAACTATTATCACTTAGTTCTTTAAAGATTTTATCACTGCTTCATAAAGTACAAGATGCAAAGCTAGTAAGAGTTCTTATACTTGATGATACTGTTGAAGATAAAGTTGGTAAAAATATAGAGGGAAGTTGTGACAACCTTTGGAGCAATAAAGCAAAGAGAAAAATCAGAGGTGTAAATGTTGTATCACTAAACTATAGTGATGGTTATTCAAATTTTATGTTGGACTTTGCAATTGCTATGAATAATTATGCAAGGGTAAAGATAGAAGAGTTTACAAATATTATTGATCATCGAACCAATGCACATAAGCGAAGATTGGAAAGCTTAAAAGGGAAATCACAAATTGCTATAGAGATGATTAAAAGAGCAGTAGCTAGTGGTATATATGCAGATTATCTGCTTGTGGATAGTTGGTATTCTAAACCTGTGTTTATAGAAACAATGAATGAGCTAGGATTGCAAGTTATTTCAAGAATGGTAAACAATGATAGAATCTGGAACTTCACAGGGGAGAAAAAAACTCTTGATGGTATCTATAACAAGTTTAAAAAGCTTAAAACTATTAAGATGGGTCAATATGGCAAAAAGATAAAGTTTGAATACTTCGGGGTCATAGTTGAACATAAAAAAGCAGGAAAATTAAAAATTGTTTTTATAAAAACCAAAGAGAATCTCATCCCTATTGTATCTACAAACTTAGACTTGAGTGATGAAGAAATTATCGATATTTACAAACGACGATGGGATATAGAACAAGGGTATAAAGAACTTCGTGAACACTTTGGGTTTGGTAAAGAAGAAAATCGAATTTATGAAGCACTTATTGCTCGCATAACACTCTCATTTTTTACATACAATGTTGTTAGCTATATAAATCGTATCAGTAATGAACCAAAAACTATTGGTGGATTGTTTAAAGATCTAGAATGTGAACTTCACACCTTGGCAATTGCTATGCAAGCATTTTTAGCTATTTTAGATGAGATTGCAAAAATTGAAGAAGTTGTCAATAGAAATGAGGATTTTACAGCAATAATCGATCTATTAAGAGATGTGACTGGAAAACTACTTGGTTTTAGGTGCGAAAGTTAA